The following DNA comes from Sulfurimonas hongkongensis.
CAAACAAGCATCAAGCTCTGATAGTTCTTGCAGAGTTTTTTCATCAACTACATCATCAACTAAGATAACTGCTAACGCTTCTGCATCTTTATTTCTTGCAAGCGAGAAGTCTGCAATATTAACATTGTTTTTAGCTAAAGTAGAACCTATACTTCCAATAACACCAGGAACATCACTATTTTTAAACAAAATCATATTGCCCTTTAGTGCCACTTCAATATCAAAACCATCTATTGCAACTATACGCTTAACGCCATCATCAAAGATAGTAGCACTTATAGTTGTAGTTCCCTCGGATGTAGTAAGTTTTACTGTTATAAGGCTCTTAAAGACTGATGAGTCGCTAAGCTCTTCTGATTCTATCTTGATACCTTTTTCTTTTGCAACAAACTCAGCGTTTACATAGTTTATAGTATCACTTGAACTCTCACTCATAGCGCCAACTGCAACAAAAGTAGAGAGAGACTCAACATACTTAGCTATCTCACCTTGACCGCTAACTTTTATAGCTACGATTTGAGACTGGTTTATTTGAGATGCCAAGAAACCAATTTTTTGTCCCATCTCAAGAAATGGTTTTACAAAAGGCGGGATCTTACTCTCATCTATTGGTAAGTTCATAGCATGAGCAAATGAGATGCCTTTAGCTGCTTCTATTGCATTTTGTGCCGCTTGAGTTCCAATGTTATACTGAGACTCATAAGTGTTTGCACCTAAGTGTGGAGAGACTATAATGTTATCAAGTTCTAGGAGTGGATGATCTATTGCTGGTTCTTTGTTAAAAACATCTATACCTGCAAAACGAATCTTTTTAGATTTTAGGTTATTATATAATGCTTCTTCGTTATAAAGCCCACCTCTTGCACAGTTTACTAAGACTACTCCATCTTTCATTTTCGCAATCTCTGGCTCATCTATCATGTTTAGAGTCTCTTTGTTTTTAGGCGTATGAATCGTAATAATATCACAAGCTAAAATATCTTCAAAATTTTTAGTATAAGTCATATCAAGATCAGTCACTTTTGATGGACGAATATATGGGTCATAAGCAATAATATCCATCTCAAAAGATTGAGCTCTCTTTGCTACACGTGAACCGATGTTACCAAAACCAATAACACCTAGTTTTTTACCCTTCATCTCATAACCGTACCATTTTTCTCTTTTCCAGATTCTTTGGTTTTTAAGGTGATCATGTGAGTATGGGAACATCCTCATACATGAGAGCATATGAGTCATTGTAAGCTCAACTGCAGCTATAGTATTTGCAGTTGGTACATTCATAACGATTATGCCCTCTTTTGAACATCCCTCGATATCAACATTATCAACACCAACACCAGCACGCACTATTGCTTTCATATTTTTTGCAGCTGCAATAAAAGTGGCATCAACATCTGTAGAACTTCTCGTTATTGCTACATCTGCATCAGATATAATATCAAGAAGTTTTACCTTATCCTCATCAGCCGCCATTATAAAGTTAATATTCTCATCATTTTTAAGCATCTCTAGACCAGCTTCATGAATATGGTCACAGACTACTATTGTATATTTTTTAAGACTAGGCATTTAGTGCCTCCCTATATGTAGTTTTCATTATTTTACACATCCTCTTTAAACAGCTCTACTTTTGCTGATATTTGATAATTTTTTAAAACCCTTACCAAAGAGTTTAGTCTCTCTACATCTTTAGAGTAGATAAGCAACTCTACACTATCTTTGTCTCTCATAAGATAATATTTCAAGCTATGCTGCTTTAGCTCCTCTTTTAAACAAAAGAGTTGGTATGGGTCTAAGAGCGAAGCTGAGAGCTTATAGATAGTTTCACTAACTATCTCCTCATCTAAGTCTAGCTCTATAAATACTTCATTTACAGGATAAAAATATCCTAGCGTTTGGGTTTTTGAAAAATGATTTAACCAAACATCTTGGGGTTTTTTCTGCGTGACTTCACTCTTATGTGTAAGTGGTTGCCCATAGTCTTGCTCGTATGAAGGATTTATAGAGATAAGAAAAAAGATGATAAAAATGGCAACTCCTAGTGCTAAGACTGGAGTGAACCATTTTAATATTTTTTGCATCTTATTTGAATTTGTCTTTTATAAGATCTCCTAGAGAGTTTGACGCCGTATCATTAATCTCATCTAAAAGTTCTTGATTTTTAATGTAGTCTAGTTTTTTAACAGATAGACGGATACGGTCTCTTTTTGTATCTATTACTGCGATTGCAGCCTCAATCTCTTGACCTACCTCTAACTCTTCTTTTACTAGTGGAGCCAAATCTTCATCACGAATAAGTGCATCAACACCATCTTCAAGTGACACAAAAACACCAAAATCTTTGATATCACGGATAGTTCCTTTGATAGCAGTGTTTACTTTGTGGTTAGTTGCAAATTTATCAATAGGACTCTCTAGTAAAGTTTTACGGTTTAGTGATATTTTTTGATCTTCTTCATTGATTTTAGCAATCTTTACTTCAACTTCTTCACCAACTTTTAAGACATCCCTACACTTAGTGTTTTTATCCCATGAGATATCTTGGTTATGCAAAAGCCCTTCTACTGAACCAACACGAACAAACGCACCAAAATCAGTTAGAGATGTAACCTCTCCAGTTACAACGTCGCCCTCTCTAAAGTTTTTGACAAATTCGTCAAATGGTTTTGGAAGAAGTCTCTTAAGTGAAACTCTAAGTTTATGAGTCTTAGGATTAATCTCAATAACTTCAACATCTATCTCTTGTCCAACACTTAAATAATCATTTGGGTTTTTAACATTTTTGTTCCAAGTGATTTCCGAGATATGTAGAAAACCTTCTATATCATTTCCTAAATCCACAAAAACACCATAAGCTTCAATATTTGAAACAGTTACAGTGATAGTATCACCTTCATCTAGCTCACTCTCAACTTCTGCCCATGGATCCGGTTGAACAGCTTTGATAGATAGAGAAAGATGTCTTTTGTCTTTATCATAAGAGATAGCTTTTACAGTTACTGTATCACCCTCATTGTAAAGTTTTGAAGGATTAACTGGACCTTTATAGCTGATTTCATTGTAGTGAACTAGCCCATCAACACCACCAACATCTACAAACATTCCATAGCTAGTGATTTTTTTGATATTTCCCTCAACGATAATATCGTCTTGCATTAGTTTGTCAATGATCTCTTTTTTCTTTTTTCTCTCTTCGTTAAACAATTTACGACGAGATACTACTATAGAATTTTCTTCTGCATCTACTTTTATTACTTGAGCTTTTATTTTACGACCAACTACATCATCACTCTCTTTAAAAGCAGCGAGTGAGCGGGGCATAAAGAAAGAAACATCATCAGCTTCTACTACATATCCACCACGATTTTTCTTAGTAATGACACCCTCAATAACTAAATCTTCAAAGTCTTCTTTGTGTGCATCAATAAAGTCAATGGTTTTTTGTAGCTCTAATACTTTTTTGTAAGAGATTTTAGGACGCTCATTGTAGTATCCCATAACCATTACTTTTATCTTATCGCCAGTATTAAACATCAAACTGCCATCTTTTGAGCGAATCTCATCAAGGTTTATAATACCCTCTAATTTATCGCCAACACCTACTAATGCTCTGTTCTCATCTTCTTGAACCTCAACTATCTCACCCTCTACGATGCGACTAGTTTCTTGTTGTTTCTCACTTGCAGCAAACATCTCTGCAAAATTTTCTTCTTCTTCGAATGATTCGTTATCGAACGCCATTGCCTATCCTCTTGTTACATAAAAATTGCGTGATTGTACCTTAATTATGTTTATTTTACTATAAATTTAAGAGTATAGGTTTGAAATTTTGATAAAAAAGCTATTTGTTAATATTGTTTTGTATGGAGTTTACTACATTTTGGATAATCCAATCAGGTGTAGACGCACCAGCACTAATGCCACAAAACTCTTTATCTATAAACCACTCATAATCCAAATCATTTTCATCTTCTATATGATAACTAGATGGACAAAAATCTTCTGAGATACTAAAGAGTTGCTTAGTGTTTGACGAGTTTTTTCCACCAATGATAATCATAATATCAGCTTTTTTAGAGATTTTTCTAACAGCCTCTTGGTTTTCAAAAGTAGCATTACAGATGGTGTTAAAAACTCTAACTTCTTTATGTCTAGGAATAAGATAGTTTGCAACTTCCATATAGTCTTCAACTCTTCTAGTAGTTTGGGCCACAAGAGCAACTCTCTCTTTTAGCTTTACGTCTTCTAAATCTTTGGGGCATGTTACAACTTTAGCTCCATAAGTAGCATAACTTTTAACTCCCTTTATCTCAGGATGAGCTTCATCTCCAAAGATAACAATGTCATAGCCAGCTTCGCTCATCTCTTGGCAAATCTGTTGTGGTTTTGTCACATAAGGGCAAGTTGCATCTACAACATCAACCCTGTTCTCTCTTAACTCTTCAAGCTCATTTTTTGGGATACCGTGAGTACGAATAACTGCCTTATCGCCTGTTTTAAAACTTTTATGGTCATCTGTGAGCCCAACCTTAAAATCTCTATCAAGTCTTGCAATCTCTTTTGAGTTATGTATGAGAGGTCCATAAGTAGCAGAGTTTTTATTCTCTTCTGCTATCTTAATAGCACGCTTGACTCCAAAACAAAATCCATAATTTTCAGCTAGTTCAATTTTCATATTATTTGTCTCCTTTTCTTTGAACAAGTCCAAAGAAAATTCCTCTCACTAAAGCTACGCCTGTCGGCGAGAGGCTTTTTTATATTTGTCTCCTTTTCTTTGAACAAGTCCAAAGAAAATTCCTCTTTATTTAAATTCTACTTTTGTTATCTTTTGTAGTAGTTCAAAAAAGTTTGGAAAAGATGTGTTGATGCACTCTATATTAGTAACATTCATCCCACATCTAAGCCCTGCGATGATAAAGCTCATAGCAATTCTATGGTCTCCATGGCTATCAACTCTTGCACTCTTCATCTCGCCACCTAGAACTTTATAACCATCTTTATACTCATGAACTTCTATGCCAGTTGAGCGTAGACCCTCAACTACTGTAGAGATTCTGTCGCACTCTTTTACACGTAACTCTTCGGCATTTTTAACTACACTCTCACCCTCTGCACATGCAAAAGCGATAGAGAGAGCTGGGAGTTCATCTATAAGCCATGAGATATTATCTTCTACTACGATGCCCTTAAGCGGAGCATATTTTACATGTATATCGCCTATTGGTTCATACTTGTTCTCAGTTAGCTCATAGCTAATATCCGCTCCCATTCTCTCAAGTGCCTTAAAAGCTTCAATGCGAGTAGGATTTAGTGTAACACCCTCTAAAACTATACTTGCATTAGGTGTGATAGCCGCGGCAACTGCAAAGAAAAAGGCACTTGATGGATCAACTGGAACTCTAATACTAAGAGGAGATAAAAGCTTTTTCATAGGAGTTATTGTAGTTTTTAGTCCATCAACCTTTATATCTGCTCCCATCCCTTTGAGCATTCTCTCAGTATGGTCACGAGAGAGCTCTGGTTCAGTGTATGAACAGACTCCATCAGCACTAAGTGCCGCTAAAATCATACAAGATTTAACTTGTGCAGATGCAATTTTACTCTCATAATCAAAGGCTTTAAGGCTAGCTCCACGAATACTAAGCGGTGCTAAGTTTGACTCATCTCTTCCATCTATAATAGCACCAATTTCACGAAGAGGCTCTGTTACTCTCTTCATCGGTCTTAGCCTAAGATATTTATCGCCAGTCAAGATAAAATGACCCTTTGCAGAACTTAAGAGTCCACAAAAAAGTCTGATACCAGTTCCAGAGTTTCCACAATCTAAAATCTCAAAAGACTCTTTAATGCCATCAGAGGTGATTTTTATACTATTTCCATCATCTTTAACTTTAGCTCCAAGATTTTTGATAATCTCTAAAGAGTTTAGAGTATCCTCAGCTCTTAAAAAGTTTTTTATCTCGCTAGTTCCATTAGCCAACATTGCAAACATAGCACAGCGATGTGATATTGATTTATCAGATGCGATATCATCTGTTTTTAGAAAAAAACTACTCGCATTGCTAACTATGACTTCACTCATCTAAGCCCTACTTTTAGCTCTTCACTCAGAGCTTTTAAAATAGTATCCATTGTTGATGTAATGTCTTCTTCTTCTAATGTTTTTTCATATGATTGAAGCACAAAACGGATAGAGAGACTCATATTTTTCCCTAAAGCTTTATCACTATACCTATCCACTGGATAAAATCTAACAAGCTCTTTTGTTGCATTTTTTTCAATCACGCTCTTAACTTCTTCATACTTCATAGATTTTGGCATTATAATACTAAGATCTCTTATCGATGCTTGGTATTTTGATGATGCTTTTGCAGTCTTGAGTCCATATGAGAGTTTTGTAAAGTCTAGCTCACAAAGGTAAGTAGCATAAAGGTCATAACTCTCTTCAACACTAGGATGCACACGAAAAAGCTCTCCAATTATTTCGCCGTTTTGTATAACTGAAGCACACTGATAGGTATGTGAAAGTTTATGTTTACTCTCATGCTCCTTTAGTTCAAACTCTCCTATAATATCTGAGATTTTTTGACTAAAGTGTGCAAAATTAACACTGTGAGGTTTTCCAGCGTTTAAAAGACTATCTTTTTCTTTATCCCCACTAAACATAAAAGCCATCTTTATAGATTCATCTCTAGTTGGACTAAAGACTGAGCCAACTTCAAATAGTTTTATGGAGTTTTTCCCATTTTTAACATTGTGTGAGGCAGCTTTAAGCAGACCAGTCATAAGTGTAGGTCGTAAAGTGTCAAGTGTGTTTACTATTGGATTTATTAACTCTAACTCTTCATGAATTGTCTCAAATCCATACTCCTTTAAAACCTTTTTTTCATCAAAAACAAAGGCTACATTTTCAAAAAAACCACTCTGTGCAGCTCTATGTCTATAGATAGTTCTTTTTTTGTATGCAAAATAATCATCTTGAAGTTTAGAAGATTCAGCAAAAACCAAAGGCTTAGATGGAATGTTGTCAATTCCGACAAGACGCACTATCTCTTCAACTATATCTTGCTTATGTGTGATGTCATGACGAAATCTAGGTACAGTTATAACAAAGTTGTCCTGAGATGATTTGTTTGTATCAAAGCCTAAGTTTCTTAAAATTTTAGTGATCCTAACTCTATCAATCTGGGCACCAATAATCTCATCTATCTCTTTTTTTGTAACTGTTATAATCTTATCTTCATAAGAGTCACCAAGCTCTATAGTTCCACCATAAACAAGTGAAGATGAGTATGATTCTATGATATTTAAACAAAAATCAAGTCCTTGATTAAGCTCAGGTTCACTTCCTCTTGATGTTCTATAGTACATAGGTCCAGAGTCTATCTTTGACTCTTGCATTTTTTTAGAGATAATATCTGGTGGAATATAACTAGCTTCTATTAAAATAGTACTCTCATCATCTTTTGCTTTAGACGCATCTTCTTGGATAATTCCAATAGTTGATGCTTTCTCATCTCTTGCATTAGAGTAGATACTTGCATAAGAATTTTCATCTTTTTTAAGCTCGATTTTTGCTATGGACTCGCCCTCGGTAGAGAAAAACCCATAATCATAAGCTCTTAAAATAACACCACTACTATGTGTTACATAGAGCATAAGCGACTCTATATCTGTGCCTCTTGATTCTTCTAACTGTGCTAATCTTAACTTAATAATAAGAGGAAGAGTTAACTCTTTTACATCAACTGCTCTGTAGCGAAGGTTTACATCAAGCTGAGTTTCATGTGAGAGGCTTAAAATTCGCCCTATTCCTACTCTTTTGTCTTCATCTTCATTTATCATAGTCTCTATAAGAGGTCTGTCATAAGCTGCGCTTAAATCTCTTGCAACACCTCTAATGCTAAGACAATCTCCACGATTTGCAGTTAGTTCTATCTCTATAAGCTCATCATTTAGTGTATCAATTGTGCAAACTTCTTGACCTAATTCATACTCGCCGATACTACTATCTAACTCTAAGATGCCTTCTTGTGCATCTTCTAGCCCTATCTCAGTAGCACTACAAATCATTCCTTCAGATTCAACACCTCGAAGTTTGACAGGCTTTATCACAACTCCACTTGGCATACATGCACCAATAGTTGCAACTGCCACATCAAGTCCAGCTCTCACATTTGAGGCACCACAAACAATTTGGCGAACACTTGTGCCAATATCAACCTTACAAATATTTAGCTTATCAGCATCAGGATGCTTTTCGCACTCCAAAACTCTACCTACTATTATTTTTTTAGCAACATTGTAGCTATGAATACGGTCAACTTCTAGCCCAATAGAGTTAAGCTTTTTAGCCAAATCCTCAGTTGTGACAGAGCTAAGATCTATCCACTCATTTAACCAACTTCTTGTAACTATCATTGAAACTGCTCCAGCAACTTTATATCTCCTTCAAAGAGTGAACGAAGATCTCCAATCTGATGGATAAGCATAGCAAATCTCTCAACACCCAAACCAAAAGCATAACCACTTACATTTTTATACTTAACCGCTTTAAAAACATTTGGATCAACTATTCCACATCCTAAAACTTCTAACCAACCTGTTTGAGAACAGACTCTACAGCCCTCACCTTTACAAAAAACGCAAGAGATATCAACTTCTGCTGATGGCTCTGTAAAAGGGAAAAATGATGGACGAAAGCGGACCTTAATATCACCAAACATATACTTCAAAAAGTCTTCTAAAATATACTTTAAATTGGCAAAAGAGACTTTGCTCTCATCATCAACTAAAAGACCCTCAACTTGATGAAACATTGGAGTATGAGTAAGATCATAGTCACGACGAAAAACAGCACCAGGAGCTATCATCCTGATGGGAGGTTTTTGAGCCATCATGGTTCTAATCTGAACAGGTGATGTATGTGTGCGAAGTAACATCTCATCTTTAAAATAAAATGTATCTTGCATATCACGAGCTGGATGATACTTTGGCAGATTCAAAGCTTCAAAGTTATTAAAATCATCTTCTATCATATCCCCAGTTTTAACTGCAAAATTCATAGCACAAAAGTACTCTACTATCCTATCCATTGTCTCCATTACAGGATGCAAAGCCCCTACTTCACTTTGCATGCTAAACATTGAGACGTCAATCGCCTCTGCTTGCATAGCTTTTTTTAGTTCTGCTGTTTGTAAGGTTACCTTTTTTGCACTAAGTTCACTCATTAAAGAGTTTTTATGCATATTTAAATCTTTTGCTATTTTAGATTTTTCTTGGCCTTTTGCATCTTTCATCTTGGCAAACTCTGCTGCTAAGACACCCTTTTTTCCAAATACACTGATGCGAATCTCTTCAAGAGCTTCAACACTCTTGACTTTGTTAATTTTGTCATACCACTCTTTCAATAGAGTCTCCATAATCATGAGGCAAATATGCCTCTTAAATTTTGAAATGATTATAGTCAATTATAATTTACATATAGCTTCATTTACCTATTTATGTGATATAATTTAATCAACACCCATAAAAATAAAAGGAAAAATATGTGTATATTTTGTAAAATAGTAAAAAAAGAGTTGCCTTCAAATGTAGTACTAGAAAATGATAAATTTCTCGCTTTTCATGATATAAACCCAAAAGCCCCTGTACATATTTTGGCCATTCCAAAGGCTCATGTAGATAGTTTTGATGAAGTTAGTAGCCAGACTATGGCTGGTATGACGGACTTTATTCAAGAAGTAGTAAAAGAGGTAAAAATCCAAAAAAGTGGCTATAGAGTTGTAACAAACATTGGTGAAAATGGTGCTCAAGAAGTCCCACACTTACATTTTCATATCTTAGGCGGAGCAAAACTTAAATGGGATCACTTTAGCGATGCAGATCCAAAAGGTCACTTCTAAGATGTATAAAAATGCATTGCTTTTAGTCTGCCTATCATCTATGCTTTTAGCGCAAAATATGCAAGACTTTAAAAAAGAGCAAATGCAAAACTTCAACTCTAAAACTACCGAGTTTGACACATATAAAAAGACTCAAGAGAGTGAGTTTGAGATTTATACAAAAGAACAAAAAAGAGTCTACAATGAGTATAAAAAAGGACTTGAAGTTTTTTGGGATGAACCTAAACTCTCAACTCCAAAAAATTGGGTATCTTATGAAAAAGATAAACAAACAAGAACAGATGTTGACTTTGAAAATGAGACAATTACCATAGAAGCTATTGCTAAAAGCCAAGAAGAAGCAAAGCAAAAACTCCAACTAGCCCTTGCAAAGACCATAACCATAGATACTAAAACTTTGCAAGATAGCGATCCATTAGAACTAAAGCTTAAAAAGATAAAAAAACCATCAGCAGTTGTAGACGCACAAGTAAAAGCTGAGCCTATACTCTCAACTGTGATTTTTGAAAAGACTCCTTCTCAAAAAGATGTTAAAGAGTATGTACAAAAGTATGTAGTTTATGATGATATAAAAGCAAAAAAATCATCTAAGATAGAAGATGCAAAAGTTTACACTTTAAATGTAACACTTCCAAAAGATACTATGATTAAACGCTCAAAAGTCTACTATGCTGATGTAAAAGAACATGCACAAAAACAAAAAATTCCAATCTCCCTTGTCTTTGCAGTTATGCAAACTGAGAGCAGCTTTAACCCAAGAGCGAGATCACATATTCCTGCATATGGGCTGATGCAGATAGTTCCAAAAACTGCCGGAATTGATACATATAACTTTTTATATAATGAAAAAAAACTTGTAAGCGGAACTTATCTCTACAATAGCACTAACAATATCACGATGGGAAGTGCTTATCTTCATATCCTCTACTACAGGTATCTAAAAGATATAAAAGACCCTACAAGTAGACTTTACTGCACGATTGCAGCGTATAATACTGGTGCTGGAAATGTTGCATGGGCTTTTACAAAAACATATAATATGAAAAAAGCAGCTCCACTTATAAACGAAAAAAAGCCCAAAGAAGTTTATAACAAGCTTTTAAAAGATTTGAGATTTGATGAACCTAAGCATTATTTAAAGAGAGTAAGTTCGAGAATGGGCTCTTATCATAAGCTTTATGGCATCTAAATCTTTATCTCTCTCAAGATGGACAAGACTCTATTTCGCCCATATCTATCTTTGAGCCTCCGCCTGAAATCATCTGCTCATTTTGACAGATTAGCTCTGAATTGTGAGTGATAGTGTAGGATATTGCAGTAGAGTCTCGGATAGTATTTATAGTTGAACAGTATGTCTCTAAAGATGCCATAACCCATCTTTTAGCCAACAAATCATCTCCATCAGAGTCAAAGCTATAAGACAGATGCAGGGTGTTAAATTTACATGGATGAGATTCACTTCTTACAACCTCCCCATCAACAACTAAATTTGTTACTGTTTTATCCTGATTTTTAGGAATTAAGACTATATCTGATGCACTACATGAGATTATTCCAGCTAAAAAATACTCTATAGGCGAGATAACTGGACAGTCTATTATAAAACTACTCTTTGAAGTTTTTGCCTCAAACTTCATGCCATCTTTGTGCTTTATACTTACTTTCATTGCTTATTATCCTTTAAAAATTTTCTAAAAAACTCTAACTGCTCTTTAGTTCTTACAGTCGAAGTTCCACCGGCTGAAGTTCTTGCATTCATAGAATTTTTAAGTACGAGATATTCTAAGACATCTTCATCTATTCTTGCGTCTATCTCTTTTAAGTATTTAAACTCTATATCACTCAAGTCAATACCTAGCTCCTCAGCTTTTGCAACTGCTCGACCTGTTATAAAGTGAGCTTCACGAAATGGGATGCCACATTTCTCAACCAGATAATCAGCCAAATCTGTAGCAGCTAAATGTCCAACCGAACAAGCACTTTGCATATTATGAGATTTTACTTCCATAGTTTTTATAGCTTCTTTTAAAATTTCAAGTGAGATTAGAGCAGTCTCAACTGAGTCAAAAACACCCTCTTTGTCCTCTTGAGTATCTTTGTTATAGGCTAGAGGAAGCCCTTTCATAACAGTGAGCAGTCCCATCAAGGAGCCATAGACACGACCAGTTTTTCCACGAAGAAGCTCTGGAACATCTGGATTTTTCTTTTGTGGCATTATAGATGAGCCAGTTGAGTACTCATCACTAAGTTCAATAAATGAGAATTCATAACTAGACCACATAACAAGCTCTTCACTAAGCCTTGAGATGTGCATCATCATAGTTGAGATGTTAAACAAAATCTCTAATGCAAAATCTCTATCACTCACAGTATCTAAACAGTTCACGCTCACACTATCAAACCCTAAAAGTTTTGCTGTCATGTCTCTATCGATTTTATGCGGAGTTCCAGCTAAGGCTGCACAACCAAGAGGAGAGACATTACATCTCTTATATGAGTCTTGTAATCTCTCTATATCTCTCTTAAACATAGAAAGATATGCACATAGATGAAAACCAAAGTTAGTAGGTTGAGCATGTTGCAAGTGCGTCATTCCGGGTATAAGCGTCTGGGTATGCTCATTTGCCACCACTAAAATCTCACTCATTAAAAGCTTTAGAGACTCTATAATATCCAAGTTTCTCTTTAATACCCAACGACGAAAATCAACTGCAACTTGGTCATTTCTACTTCTTGCAGTATGTAGTTTTTTCCCAGCATCTCCAATGATGGCAGTTAGGCGTTTTTCAATCCCCATATGCAAATCTTCATCATGGATACTCCAAACAAACTCACCTGATTCTATCTCGCTTTTTACTTGTGCTAAGCCATCTGTTATCTGAGTTAACTCTTCTTTAGTTAATATTTTTTGATGTGTTAGCATCTGTGCATGTGCTAGTGAGCCTTCTATATCTTCAATATAGAGTTTTCTATCATACATGATTGAAGCATTAAACTCATCTAATAAGTTTGATGCACTTGCTAAAAAGCGACCTGACCACATTTTTTTCATTTATATTCCTTGCTTTGCACTAGATTTTCTCGTAGAAAATAAGTTTTGTATTTTATCTAAAATATTTGAATTATAAATGAAGGCTAGTTACAAGCAGGGACATTTCCACTATCTTTGGCATACTCTAGTAAAAAATCTTCTAAATGTTTTGCTTTTTTAGTATATGAAGAGCTTTTAAAATACTTCCAAGACTCTTTTGCTTTTTCATCTTTAAGATGGATATATGCCAACTCTCTTCCTTTATCGCGCATAAGGTCTTCCCACTCATATGTGGTTTTTAAAGAGATAAATGTTTGACGTTGCTGATGGCACTCCACGCATTTTTTTATAAAGATCCTCTGCCCTTTATAAACTGCAGCGTTAGAATAAGAAGAAAAGATAAGAGCTATCGTAAGAGCTATAAAGATTTTTTTCATAAGACATACCTCGAGTATAATTATAGCTATATTACATTAGAAGATATTATAGAAAGCTTATGAAAACATCTAATCACGTCTTATTATTAAAAGCTAGAGTTGGAACTTATTATTTAGTTTTTCATCTAAATCCCAAAGCCCTTTATTTTTAAGAGATTTGACTACACTACTAGTACACTCTACATCATCTGGCCACTCTCTAGTAAATCCATCTATTTGGCTCTTATTTGTACCATCAACACCGACCATCAAGCCTGATATAAAGATATCTCTTTGAGCATCTATGTTATTTGTAACACGCCAAACCAACATGTATGGATTTATAATATCATTCTTTTTTTCATCCACAAATACTACAATT
Coding sequences within:
- the serA gene encoding phosphoglycerate dehydrogenase — encoded protein: MPSLKKYTIVVCDHIHEAGLEMLKNDENINFIMAADEDKVKLLDIISDADVAITRSSTDVDATFIAAAKNMKAIVRAGVGVDNVDIEGCSKEGIIVMNVPTANTIAAVELTMTHMLSCMRMFPYSHDHLKNQRIWKREKWYGYEMKGKKLGVIGFGNIGSRVAKRAQSFEMDIIAYDPYIRPSKVTDLDMTYTKNFEDILACDIITIHTPKNKETLNMIDEPEIAKMKDGVVLVNCARGGLYNEEALYNNLKSKKIRFAGIDVFNKEPAIDHPLLELDNIIVSPHLGANTYESQYNIGTQAAQNAIEAAKGISFAHAMNLPIDESKIPPFVKPFLEMGQKIGFLASQINQSQIVAIKVSGQGEIAKYVESLSTFVAVGAMSESSSDTINYVNAEFVAKEKGIKIESEELSDSSVFKSLITVKLTTSEGTTTISATIFDDGVKRIVAIDGFDIEVALKGNMILFKNSDVPGVIGSIGSTLAKNNVNIADFSLARNKDAEALAVILVDDVVDEKTLQELSELDACLSVNYARI
- a CDS encoding 30S ribosomal protein S1, whose translation is MAFDNESFEEEENFAEMFAASEKQQETSRIVEGEIVEVQEDENRALVGVGDKLEGIINLDEIRSKDGSLMFNTGDKIKVMVMGYYNERPKISYKKVLELQKTIDFIDAHKEDFEDLVIEGVITKKNRGGYVVEADDVSFFMPRSLAAFKESDDVVGRKIKAQVIKVDAEENSIVVSRRKLFNEERKKKKEIIDKLMQDDIIVEGNIKKITSYGMFVDVGGVDGLVHYNEISYKGPVNPSKLYNEGDTVTVKAISYDKDKRHLSLSIKAVQPDPWAEVESELDEGDTITVTVSNIEAYGVFVDLGNDIEGFLHISEITWNKNVKNPNDYLSVGQEIDVEVIEINPKTHKLRVSLKRLLPKPFDEFVKNFREGDVVTGEVTSLTDFGAFVRVGSVEGLLHNQDISWDKNTKCRDVLKVGEEVEVKIAKINEEDQKISLNRKTLLESPIDKFATNHKVNTAIKGTIRDIKDFGVFVSLEDGVDALIRDEDLAPLVKEELEVGQEIEAAIAVIDTKRDRIRLSVKKLDYIKNQELLDEINDTASNSLGDLIKDKFK
- a CDS encoding 4-hydroxy-3-methylbut-2-enyl diphosphate reductase translates to MKIELAENYGFCFGVKRAIKIAEENKNSATYGPLIHNSKEIARLDRDFKVGLTDDHKSFKTGDKAVIRTHGIPKNELEELRENRVDVVDATCPYVTKPQQICQEMSEAGYDIVIFGDEAHPEIKGVKSYATYGAKVVTCPKDLEDVKLKERVALVAQTTRRVEDYMEVANYLIPRHKEVRVFNTICNATFENQEAVRKISKKADIMIIIGGKNSSNTKQLFSISEDFCPSSYHIEDENDLDYEWFIDKEFCGISAGASTPDWIIQNVVNSIQNNINK
- the aroA gene encoding 3-phosphoshikimate 1-carboxyvinyltransferase, whose protein sequence is MSEVIVSNASSFFLKTDDIASDKSISHRCAMFAMLANGTSEIKNFLRAEDTLNSLEIIKNLGAKVKDDGNSIKITSDGIKESFEILDCGNSGTGIRLFCGLLSSAKGHFILTGDKYLRLRPMKRVTEPLREIGAIIDGRDESNLAPLSIRGASLKAFDYESKIASAQVKSCMILAALSADGVCSYTEPELSRDHTERMLKGMGADIKVDGLKTTITPMKKLLSPLSIRVPVDPSSAFFFAVAAAITPNASIVLEGVTLNPTRIEAFKALERMGADISYELTENKYEPIGDIHVKYAPLKGIVVEDNISWLIDELPALSIAFACAEGESVVKNAEELRVKECDRISTVVEGLRSTGIEVHEYKDGYKVLGGEMKSARVDSHGDHRIAMSFIIAGLRCGMNVTNIECINTSFPNFFELLQKITKVEFK